The Lolium rigidum isolate FL_2022 chromosome 2, APGP_CSIRO_Lrig_0.1, whole genome shotgun sequence genomic interval gctatcgatggCGGAGCGGAaatgacggagggcggcggagcaggagaagaaggctctggcggcgcgccagcaccagcacataatggccgggtgtatcgccgccgccaacgcgagcccatggagtacgtcagTGCCGACGTACGTTCCGGGAGGgatctctccgtcgtcatccgccttctacaacgacggcccctccgccactcccgggtgcgtgacgcctaatttgtcgccccactaccaggatgcactgccgcatggcggcttcaaccccaataaCCTCTACTCCctggcgtacgagcagcgcgagccaggacccggtccggacggcgagcCTTTCacgggccgcaggggtccgctcgaattcgagggcgccggtgctgaggaggaggaggacggggttgaggaggaggaggacgaggaagaggagggggtggaggacgacgacgaggacgaagagggcggcgagaaagaggacgaagagggtgccggtgacgatgatctcgtggaggtagacgtggacggagtgaggaagaagaagaaggcgtcgggcacacgaggccccaagtggacggttttggaggatctttgtctgtgcgagtcgtgggcgcaggtgagccatgactccatcatcggcgccaaccaaaagtacgagaagtattgggcgaggatcaaggacgagttcgatgagcgcaagctcatcaacagcgactacaacaaagtgacaatgaagagaagccaaaaggcaatgtcgacgcgatgggccatcatctaggcgtcggtgaactccttccatgggtaccatcacgacttagagaccagaggcgacggCGGCAccgacgtcgcccaactggtacaactctttcttccataatctgtagcgcctacattgtgttcgatgaaatgaatctgcttcctttggttagtttgatagggccatggatatgtaccggaagaactcggaaggtcacaggtcgttcgtgctcatgcattgctatagcaagctcaaattgaacgagaaatggcggttgatgcgcttgtcgttgtccaaggggaaggacgccattgatctgaaCAAGCCGCTGgtaacgtcggcagggcgtcctactggcaacaatgctgccaaggccgccttggccattggtgcgtcgtctgagaagacgcaggcatcgatcacgaaatgcctcgccgacgtctcctcgacctttctctcccgcgacaagaagaccgaccaaaggtgggccgagctgctcgatcaagaggcaagaggagaagttggagctcaaaaaacgcagggacgacatgtccctgctgagaacgtcgacagagggaatgtctccccggacgcgagcggcgcacaacttcttcaaaggccagatcctcgacgatatcgaagccaaaatggcggcggccgacgctgcCGCCGACGCGGCGGCGCTAGCAGCGGTAGCGGCAGCGCAACAAGAGCCGGCTGACACGTCTTCTATTGCTACACATGCGTCGacctctgcgtcggcgacggagcagatgGAGCATGCACAACAACGGGCAGATCACGACGAGGTCATCATGATCGACGGGcttgcgtcgactcaggataggTCGCCGTCGACCAACTCCTTCTTGTAAttagcatgcaccaccggtctgtaatatgatcgcgcgcccagtactttgatcgcgacgattcggcgggaacgatctcttttgaatgcaactttttgaatttctgattgggtgaggcgtttgggggacgcggctgggaagcaacgtcccccaaacacggcacgaacaaaacacgtccacaAACGCTAGATCCGGAGCGGTTTGAGGGAGGCTTTGGGatgtggctggagatgctctgaagtgTGCCGTCCTGGAGTTTCGACCCTGAGAATAGGTACTGCGGCCAACTGCCACTCTGCCAGCTCCAAGCGCTCGTTCGCCCCATCTCTGTTTCGATCCTAAATTCCCCGATCCCACATCCGTTCGCCGTCCTCCCGCTCCGGCGCGCACCCTCCTTCACCGCCGCGCCGCTGTAGGAAGGCAGGGCCCTCTAGCCAGCCTTTGTAAGGGGCACTGGCGGCGACCATTACCTCGCTCACGCTATTGTCATCGTCCTAGTAGTCACTGCCTTTTTTCCATGGCGTACCACACCAGCAGTAGCCACGTACATTTTCTCGTGTTTCCGATACTCTAAACATATATCTAGCAGTAGTAAGCGACGGCCCTGCCCGTAGTCGTCGAAGCAGACAGCTCATGGCGCAGAGGCCAGAGCATGTCATCTGTGATCGTGCTGCTCATTGTGTATTACTAACATAATATACTTTTAGTAAGTATACAAAGTAGTCTGAGCTATGGTGGCAGGTGCGTCCGGAAGGATTTACTTGATCGTAGGATCGAATCCCCGTCTGCACGATTTTTAGTTTAATTGTTTCTTCCTAGAACTGACAGAAAAAAAATATGGAGGGATCTATTTGCAAAAGCTACGACACCACGTGTTGGCTTCTAATTGATTTGGGACCTGTTTGCTCCTTCCATGCAAGTTGTGGTACCGTGGGTTTACACTTTTCAAGTTGTGGGACTAATTTGCACGTTGAAGATAAGTTGTGGAACTTGTAGTGTATATACACAATGCataacaccacatataagttactacccactatgaaggtaataATCTATATTTTTTGGAAGGTAATAATCTAGATTAGATTAGTAACATAatctaagttactttccactatgaccAGCATTACAaacacataagtaatattttATTCCATACCCGTATTTTTATTGGGTTTTTACCAGCAGGTTGGATACGGATACCCATTGCCATCCAGCCTCCAAGCGCCTCTGACATTCGTTCGCCCCCTCCGTTTCGATCCCAAATTCCCCGATCCCACATCCGTTCGCGGTCCTGCCGCTCCGGCGCGGACCCTCCTTCACGGCCCGTGTCACCTTCGTCCGTCGTCCGGGGGCTCCCGACGGTGGCTGGGCGGGGAAGCCCACATTCACCGGTGCAGGAAGGTGGGAGTCATCCTAGGCGGAGGCAATGTCGCGCCTCAGGCCGCGCTCtttctccacctccgcctcctcacgTACCAACGAGCTGCTGAACCTACTCCACCATCATCTGGGCTCTGGGACGCTTAGGCCGGACCTCGCGCACCAACTGTTCGACGAATTGCTGTGCCAGCCTGTGCCGGTATCAGAGCGCGCAATCAACGGCTTATTTGCCGCCCTAGCGCCAGCGCCGCCCTCTATGGCGTGCCCTGATGCCCCTGGCCTCGCCATTGCTCTCTTCAGACGCATGGCCCGAACACGCCGCTGCGGGATGACGATATCCACCAGTCACACCTACAGCATACTGATTGACTGCTGCTGCCGGGCACGCCGCCCGGACCTGGGGCCCGCCTTCTTTGGCTGCCTCCTCAAGACAGGCGTCACGGCAGAGATCATCACCTTCAGCAACCTATTCAAGTGTCTCTGTGACATGAAGCAGACGGACGAAGCTCTGGACGTGCTGCTCCACAAGGTGCCTGACGACCTGCCTGACGTCAAGTCCTACTCGATAATTCTCAAGAGCTTCTGCAACAACGGGAGGAGCCAGTGTGCCCTTGAGCTGCTCCGGATGATGGACCAAAAAGGAGCTAACCACTCTCCCGACGTGGTTGCATACAGCACCGTAATCGATGGCTTCTTTAAGGAGGGTGAGCTAACCAAAGCATGTGATCTATTCCATGAAATGATACAGCAAGGATTTGTGCCTACTGTGGTCACGTATAACTCCATTGTCGATGCACTCTGCAAAGCAAGAGCAATGGACAAGGCAGAGGTGATCCTTCGACAAATGGTTATTAATGGTGTTCAGCCAGATATTGTGACATATAGTAGCCTGATCCGTGGATATTCCACTTCAGGCCAGTTGAAAGAGGTCGTTAGGTTGTTGAAACTAATGACTAGTCAAGGTGTTCTACCGGACGTTGTTACCTGCAATGATCTCATGGCCCACCTTTGCCAGCATGGAAGAGTCAAAGAAGCTGCAGAAATTTTCCATTCCATGGCTTTGAAGGGCCGAAAGCGTAATGTCTTCTCATACGCTATTATGCTCCATGGGTACGCTACACAAGGATTCCTTGTTGATATGATTGATCTCTGTGAGCTGATGGTAGGAGATGGAGTTGTACCCAATGTCCATGTTTACGATATTCTAATTTATGCATTTGCTAAGCGCGGAAGGATGGATGTGGCTATGCTTTTCTTTCAAGACATGTTGACGCATGGAGTGAAACCTGATAAAGTCATATATTTAACTGTCATAGCTGCGTTTTGCAGAATGGGCAGGATGGATGATGCTATGGACAAATTCAATGAGATGATTGATATGGGAGTACCACATGACACCACTGTTTACACGTGCATGATTGAGGGTTATCTTAAGCATGGTGATCCCATGAAAGCCAAGGAATTGATTGCCGAAATGAAGAACAAGAATATTCGTCATAGGTCGCAGAAGGGTAGCTGAAGAACGCAAAACACAGCTATGACAGTTAAATATGTGCTGGTGAGAGGCATGGTCATAATATATTTACTTTTACTACAATGATCGACAGATATTGCTTAGTCACCGAGATGGAGAAAGAATCAAAGCACTTGACGCTGTGGTATTGCAACAATTGTTAATGGCTGTTGTAAAAATGGAAGGATCGATGATGGATTGATTCTCCTTGGAGAAATGTTAGGCAAGGGAGTCAAACTTACAGCTTATGTATCTTGCATCATACTGGACTTATTACAGTTCCCAGATGGTGAATTTGTCGCTGCATTATCTGAATTATTGTTCCTGCAAAATGCTTACACTGTTTTATGTGATATTATAACCGGCACATTGACTCATGGATAAACTTCTCTGATAATTAAGAAGCTAAATGATAATTTGAATTGGTGCTTTAGTTCAGTCTTAGCTAATGGTTGCCTGTTGGCAACAAAGTACACTGAGTAACTGTGAATTATTCTGAACTGCCGTCCGACTAGATAGCTGATGCATAGAACTGAAATACAATATTTGGTATGGGCATTTCAACCAATTTTCTTTCAGATTtacatttttttcgaaaaggggaagCCCATACAGCCTTTTCAGATTTACAGTAGCTTGAAAAAATGTATAGCTAATGTTCTCCTTTGTGGAGATGATCCTAACTGAGTTTGTTTTGTTGCCATAAGGACTCCTGAATGTTGCCTATTCGATGGATGCTCTCTATACATAATACATCACAGGTTTGTAAATATATATCACTAATGGACAACTCTTGTTTTTGGTACTGTTTGTTCCCTTGCTATAAATGCTTGAAGTTTTTATTCTAATTCTCACTGATAGACACCAAAATACCTGTTTGCTATCATATTGCCATAAATAGAGAAAATCTGATGCGTGAAAACAATGTTAACTCCCCCTTGAGCAATCACATTTTGACCTTGGTTCAGGTTATCTTTAGCATTTGTATGAGTTCTGAACATTATAATACATGTGATTGATGCAGAGTTGTTGAACAATAGAAACTAAACTACTAAACTTCACCTGCTTGTAACCCAAACTAGCAGATTGTTAGCTAAAAGCACtgcgaaataaaataaaatgcaacTCTGGAGGGAATGCACCATATCATTATCAATTTCAGTTAACCATTGATTTTCCATGTAATTCAAGTACTCACTTTATAACTGGCACAGAGAATGTGTCAGAGAACGCAA includes:
- the LOC124689675 gene encoding protein Rf1, mitochondrial-like — protein: MSRLRPRSFSTSASSRTNELLNLLHHHLGSGTLRPDLAHQLFDELLCQPVPVSERAINGLFAALAPAPPSMACPDAPGLAIALFRRMARTRRCGMTISTSHTYSILIDCCCRARRPDLGPAFFGCLLKTGVTAEIITFSNLFKCLCDMKQTDEALDVLLHKVPDDLPDVKSYSIILKSFCNNGRSQCALELLRMMDQKGANHSPDVVAYSTVIDGFFKEGELTKACDLFHEMIQQGFVPTVVTYNSIVDALCKARAMDKAEVILRQMVINGVQPDIVTYSSLIRGYSTSGQLKEVVRLLKLMTSQGVLPDVVTCNDLMAHLCQHGRVKEAAEIFHSMALKGRKRNVFSYAIMLHGYATQGFLVDMIDLCELMVGDGVVPNVHVYDILIYAFAKRGRMDVAMLFFQDMLTHGVKPDKVIYLTVIAAFCRMGRMDDAMDKFNEMIDMGVPHDTTVYTCMIEGYLKHGDPMKAKELIAEMKNKNIRHRSQKGS